Sequence from the Chanodichthys erythropterus isolate Z2021 chromosome 12, ASM2448905v1, whole genome shotgun sequence genome:
ttgtaattttaattgGAGCTTACGGCAAGAAATATCTCGAACACCTGGACTTTACTATGGTAAAATACCTTCCAGCTGAACTGTTAAACTTTCAGCACTGTCTACCTCCTTCTACCTGTGTTTTGCAAACGTTGCGATCACTGCATCTTCTCCGCCGACCTAAATATGTTCATCGGGGATCCCGCCGGAGTCTTCATACAGGTGGTACTGGAGTAAATGCAGTTTGGTCGGAGAGGCGCTTGGATCGCCGTCACAAAACGGCCCGTGGAGTTTGTTCCGCTAATCTCTTCTATCCTCATAAATCTACTGCCCTGAATGGAGGTGTCCGTCTTGAGGAAATCAGGTTTGCGCACTTGAACACTCGCTCTATAAACAATAAATCGGCTTCTATCTGTGACATTATTGTGGACAAGAATTTGGATTTTCTTTGTCTCTGTGAAACATGGCATCAGCCAAATGACTATTTGAATCTCAATATGTGTGTCTTACCAGGCTATACTTATATTGATCAACCACGAATTACTGGTAAAGGTGGCGGTCTTGCTGTTATTTATAGATCTGATGTCTCTGTCACTGAAGTTACATTGCcttgtttttcttcatttgaaTGTTTGGCATTCAAATTGAATTCATCAATTCTTGTCTTAAATATCTACCGCCCTCCGAAACGCAACCCTGCATTTTTCTCGGAACTTAGTGAGCTTTTGACACTTGTCAGTGCAAATTGTTCAGCTATTGTTCTAActggtgattttaatattcatatgGACAatcaaaattgtaataatactgtTTGTTTTATGGAAACATTAGAGTGTTTTAATTTCACTCAATATGTCAACTTTCCAACACATAAGTATGGTCATATATTAGATCTGGTTTGTGCTACAGGTGTGACTATTGACCAGCTTGAGTGTACTGATGTATCATGTATAAGTGATCACAAACTTATTACTTTTACTGTGTTTCCTCCTTCTCCGCAAAAAACCAAGGAGCATGTAATCTGCTTTAGAAAAATTAGAGACATTGACCTAGATGCTTTTATACATACTATTGGTAAACTACCAGTTGTGACTTGCATTGACCAATATAATGCTGTCTTCTCATCTATTCTGGATGAGTTTGCCCCTGTGAAGAAACGTGTTGTCTCTTTTAAGAGGCCTTCTCCATGGTATACGCCTGAGCTACGTAAGCTTAAGGCAGCTGGGAGGCAGTTGGAGCGACAGTATAGGAAATCTAGCTTAACAGTTCACAAGCTTATGTATGATCAGCATCAGATGGAATATCACAACTCtctaaaaattacaaaaatggagttttattcaacaatcatTAGTAGTGGGGCTTCTAATCCACGAGTATtgtttaatacaattaataatcTAACCCAACCAATTACTACGGTTAATCACCTCTCCACAGAGCAATGCAATGATTTTCTTAAGTATTTCTTGTGTAAAATTGAGaacattgttaacacttcactTACTTTAGGGATTGTTCCCCCAGCACTTAAAGTAGCAGCAGTCAAACCAGTTCTTAAAAAATCTGGGAGTGATACTACCGATATGTCTAATTATAGGCCTATCTCAAACTTGCCATTTGTTGCCAAGGTTCTTGAACGGGTGGTAGTTGGTCAGCTACAAAATCATTTCTCTGCGAATAGATTACTAGAACCTTTTCAGTCAGGGTTTAGGGCTGGACATAGTACGGAGACTGCCCTTTTGAGAGTAATGAATGATCTCCTGGTTGCAGCAGACTCTGGGGCTTGTGGCATTTTGGTCCTATTAGATCTTAGTGCGGCATTCGATACCATCTGCCACGCTATACTGCTGGACAGATTACATAAGTGGATTGGTCTCTCTGGTTTGGCTTTAAAGTGGTTTGAATCATATCTTTCAGAACGTACTCAATTTGTTTATTCTGGTATAAACAGATCTCAGACTGTTCCATTGCAGCAGGGCGTCCCTCAGGGGTCGGTACTGGGTCCTACTCTTTTTAGCATCTATATGTTGCCTCTTGGGCAGATTATTCAAAAGTATGGACTGGGCTATCATTGCTATGCAGATGATACCCAGATTTACATTAGCACTCAacctgatgttacatcagcacTTTCAATTTTAACTGATTGCCTACTGGAAATACAGGTCTGGATGAAACAGAACTTCCTACAGTTAAACTGCGCAAAAACTGAAGTTCTTTTGGTTGGCACTCCAACTGCTGTAAATAGATGCAATAATCTTAAACTTACAGTACATGATTGCCAGATTCTCCCTTCTGTACAGGTGCGGAACTTAGGTGTGAGTTTTGATGCGCAGCTGACCTTTAACACCCATTTTAAGAATGTTTCTAAAGTAGCTTTTTATCATCTTCGGAATATTGCACGTATAAGACCTTTTCTTTCTATGTCTGATGCAGAAAGGCTTATTCACGCCTTTATAACTTCCAGACTCGATTATTGCAATTCTCTTTTTGCAGGGTTACCTGCAAGTACTATTAAGAGACTGCAATATGTGCAAAATTCAGCTGCTCGTGTTTTAACTTACACATCATCCCGCAGTCATATTACTCCTGTGCTTTCTAAATTACACTGGTTACCAGTTGAGTCAcgtattgattttaaagttcttATCTTAACTTATAAAGCAGTACATGGAATGGCCCCCGATTACATTTGTAATCTGGTGACAGTGCCCACGCCATCTCGGTCTCTCCGCTCCGCTGGTTCTCTTACTCTGTACCAGCCTCGTTGTAAACTCAAAACTATGGGTGGGAGGTCTTTCTCTTGTATTGCTCCCAGGTTGTGGAATTCTCTGCCTTTTCCTATTAGGAATGCTCCGCCTTTTGACTGTTTTAAGAATTTACTTAAAACATATCTTTTTACTGAAGCTTTTAAGTaataattttacagtattttttttttttttttttttatgattgtgTTTGTTATTGTTTCTTATTGTAGCGCCTTGAGTGTAAGAAAGGcgcaatacaaataaaatgtattattattattattatattcatcccggtgtgtacaggccttaacAGGATAGCTGATAAAACAACCGAATAATCAGCTGGTAGTTTTTAAAATGGATActggataaaaataataataataataaaattaataatttaaaaaaaattataataaaataacactaagTAAAAATAAGCACTGAACCATGAAAATGtgctaaattaaataaatctaatatgaaattatatgaataaaaattgAAGTAAACaaaagacattcaaactgaaacaaaaagtaacactgaaaatgtattagtaaatgttaaaattaacaaactataattgaacaatacttctacagcatttattaaccccaAGTGTTGCCATTTCAACAGTCATGCTTAAAGATGATCATCTTTAAATATCTACAGAGAGAActgaaatattataaatgtttattatttgtaGTGTCTTACTTTCTTTGCCTCTATTTTAGAACACTTGATGATCATCTAATCCAAATACCAAAATATGTATTGCAGTGATGATAAAGAAATGAAATCTGATGCATTTCTGATTTTGTTTATGTTTCCGTCAGCTGCATGAACTTATTTGCTGTCACATGTTGCTTTAAAAATGCAACTTCACTAGCTAATGAAAGCATAAAAGTGACCAGCtgaatatacaggtgctggtcatataattagaatatcatcaaaaagttgatttatttcactaattccattcaaaatgtgaaatgtgtatattatattcattcattacacacagactgatacatttcaaatgtttatttcttttcattttgatgattataactgacaactaaggaaaatcccaaattcagtatctcagaaaattagaatattgtgaaaaggttcaatattgaagataCCTgatgccacactctaatcagctgattaactcaaaacacctgcaaaggcctttaaatggtctctcagtctagttctgtaggctacacaatcatgaggaagactgctgacttgacagttgaccaaaagacgaccattgaccattggactgcagctggagtcagtgcttcaagaaccactacgcacagacgtatgcaagacatgggtttcagctgtcgcgttccttgtgtcaagccactcttgaacaacagatagcgtcagaagcgtctaaagacaaaaacgactggactgctgctgagtggtccaaagttatgttctctgatgaaagtaaatttactttggaaatcagggtcccagagtctggaggaagagaggagaggcacacaatccacgttgcttgaggtccagtgtaaagtttccacagtcagtgatggtttggggtgccatgtctgctggtgttggtccactgtgttttctgaggtccaaggtcaacacagccatataccaggaagttttagagcacttcatgcttcctgctgctgaccaactttatggagatgaagatttcatttttcaacaggacttggcacctgcacacagtgccaaagctaccaggacctggtttaaggaccatggtatccctgttcttaattggccagcaaactcacctgaccttaaccccatagaaaatctatggggtattgtgaagaggaagatgcgatatgccagacccaacaatgcagaagagctgaaggccactatcagagcaacctgggctctcataacacctgagcagtgccacagactgatcgactccatgccacaccgcattgctgcagtaattcaggcaaaaggagccccaactaagtactGAGTGCTGTAcgtgctcatacttttcatgttcatacttttcagttggccaagatttctaaaaaaactttctttgtattggtcttaagtaatttTCTGacatactgaatttgggattttccttagttgtcagttataatcatcaaaattaaaagaaataaacatttgaaatatatcagtctgtgtgtaatgaatgaatataatataagtttcactttttgaatggaatttgatgatattctaattatatgaccagcacctgtacactaGTGCAAATAGATGAAAACAATCGTGAAATTAAACATTTGGGTCAGATTTGTATGCATTTTGTCATATTCTTTCAAACGCTTGAGGTGCTAATGTTAGCGTCCTCTCAGCCTGATCGTAAACAGGGTAGCCGCAGCATCTAGTCAGCAAATTAAATACTATATAATGATATGAcaacatgtactgtagtgtactGTATTCATACCATTTCACTGTCTGTTTTAAATGCGTATCTGAAGTGTCAGCGATCTCCTGCCACATGTGCCCTCTTAGCAGTGAACAGCCTCACATGTCAAAGTAAACAACAGCGCAGTGTTAGTATTTATTTGGCCTCTAGAGGCCACTATTCTACTATATGATGACAAGCAGACCCTTTACCATTGCTCCAGTCTATGCTCCAGTCTCCTAATATAGCTCTTGCAATGGACGCAACCCGGAAAAACTATCGGCAAGGATTTTTGCAGATAACCGATTGTTCCACCGATCAACTATCGGTGCTGTAAAACCAATAAATGAGTCGACCTCTAGTCGTCACCctttttcagatttatccacaTATCTCTCTCCCAGAGGTTTACATTTTTGAGCATTTTTATGCAGCAAGTGTATGCCAACTTATCTCCTGCCGGGTAGATCAGCACATTACAATTCAAATCTCAGACAGGACATCAGTTCTGATTGGACcatttttgacaaaaaaaaaaaaaaagagtccaGACAGGTACAGTcctcaaaacaacaacaacaaaaaaacgcTGTGGGTTTACAATGCTAATAATGTAAAACTAAAAGTGACCATTTAATTTAAAGTGAACCAATTCAATTGAAATTAGTCACAGTTTCAGTATAAGAATAACAGTGTGAATCAGGGAAACTTTAGACTTCTGTCATTTACTGTGATTGTATAGTATTTCAGATATGAGAAACAGAACattgtcatttatttaattttgcagtaaggaaaaaaaaaaacttactctTGTCTTCTAAAAAAATACATCTTTATAGCTACTCTTTGTTttgaaaattacataaaaattgTAATCCTAAAGTTTGTTATTTTATGAAATGCTGATAGTAACCTTCATCAGAAATTATGACTACTAATCTACTAATGAAGGAAGAAATGAGTCGAAACTATCATGAAGATGAAGGAACAGATGTTAATTTTCACAAACAAATTTTCTCATCGTTGAGCATGGGATGTCATTCCAGTTGTTCAGGACAGGTTTTGCAGGATTCAGTTCAATACAGTCCTCATTTCCACCTGCATCATTCGGCTCATTTATTTCCCAAAATCTGATTAACACACAATCAGGTTCAGTTGAACAACCCATGTAATTACTCACTAGAACAGAGTATGTGGTTTTCTGTGAGTGTTTTGTCACTTACCCTTGTTTCAGTGGTGAATTATCCACCCATTTCATGTTGCCCTCGTTCTCAATGTCAGACAAACCAATCCACACAAACTCTTTGACTAAAGAAGATATGAACCtctgtatgtaaatatataaaacacaaaatagtGAGAATCATAATTACATTTGCAGTTTTATTACTTGACTGTCAGAAGACAAGAACAGTtatgtttgttgtgtgtgttaAAACATGAGACTTTATTGTGACTGTTTCTTTTAATTACTGTTTGGATGTTTGTATTTGTGACCAAATCTATTTTAGTATGTTCGTTCACAACAGAATTGCCTTGAACTGTTTCTGTTAGCCACTGAACTCACCTGCTTCTCTTCAGAGTTGATAATGACCAGATCAGCTCCTCGATCCCTGCAGTACTGCCTGCTGTCAGACCAGCTCTTCTCCTCACTGGATATGTTAAACCTGCATTTGCCTtttcaataaacataaaaaaattatattgtgtTGTAAAGTGCAAATATCCATATAAATACATCTGTAGTACTGACATTGTTCATATAACTTCCTTAGTTCCGTTTCTAACTCCAGTTTCTTCTGACTCAGAGAGCTGAAGTTGTTCTTCAGTTGGTCTTTTTCAGTCATTAGTTCAGTGTAATTGTGCTGTAATCTGTTGATGGTCTGATTGAACTCTTCAACTGTGTTCTTGTAACTCTTGAACAGAGATTCTCTCTCTGCTGTGTTGGAGATGTGCTTCACTATAATGGAGACCAGCAGAACAACACAAATGATCCCGAGACACACTGTCATCCACACCAAACGTCTGCTTCCTCCTGACAAATAGAGAGAAATCACACAAATATCAAATAATAACCATTCACTTCATATTATTAGATATAAAGTCTCCAAACCATGTTTCTTCTTTAGATAATACGCAGTCctttttaacaaaaatgtttaatcCTTGATAATGATGGGAACATGATtgttaaaaagttaaacataattttaatacaaataaaaaagcagaaaaaaagcATTGATACATTATTCTTTGAAAAAAGACTGATA
This genomic interval carries:
- the LOC137032913 gene encoding CD209 antigen-like isoform X2 — translated: MELEDIYVNVKNNDIEDTTKPRTLNHSQDEGKDQKCMKHISNTAERESLFKSYKNTVEEFNQTINRLQHNYTELMTEKDQLKNNFSSLSQKKLELETELRKLYEQCKCRFNISSEEKSWSDSRQYCRDRGADLVIINSEEKQRFISSLVKEFVWIGLSDIENEGNMKWVDNSPLKQGFWEINEPNDAGGNEDCIELNPAKPVLNNWNDIPCSTMRKFVCEN
- the LOC137032913 gene encoding CD209 antigen-like protein E isoform X1 — translated: MELEDIYVNVKNNDIEDTTKPRTLNHSQDEGKDQKCRGSRRLVWMTVCLGIICVVLLVSIIVKHISNTAERESLFKSYKNTVEEFNQTINRLQHNYTELMTEKDQLKNNFSSLSQKKLELETELRKLYEQCKCRFNISSEEKSWSDSRQYCRDRGADLVIINSEEKQRFISSLVKEFVWIGLSDIENEGNMKWVDNSPLKQGFWEINEPNDAGGNEDCIELNPAKPVLNNWNDIPCSTMRKFVCEN